In Methanobrevibacter thaueri, the genomic stretch AGTATAACTTAACGGTAGCTCCCGCTAACTTGAATCCGTCTTCGCTCCATGTTTTGCCAGTTTCGTTATAAGAGTCGTAAACGTGAACATTAATTACATTATTGCCTGCTTCAAGCATTCCCTCATCTGATTGAGAAGATTCCACTTCTGTAACTACCTGTTCTTGCGTTATTTCTTCTAACTCACTAGGAGCACTCACCACATCAGATATTGTTTCATTGTCCGCTGCAAATGCACTGTTTACAGAGAACAGAAGCAATATTGAAAGAATTAATGCGAATACTAACTTTTTATCTAACTTTACCGTATTTTCACCTCCTTTCAAATTTATTATAACAAACACATAGCAAAATATATTTACTATACGTATAAATTTGATTTGAAAACATATAAAATTAACTAAACTAAAACAATTGAATAATTTGATAAAATACAGTATACACAAAGAAGATACATTTATATACTTAAATGACTAAATAAAATTTACCAATATTATTAGAGGTGATAATATGCGTAAAACCATTATTATTTTGGCAATGGTAATTATTGGAATGCTCATTCCAATAGGATTTGCTACAAGTGACACACAAGTCGTTATAACCTATGGTGAAACAACTCACCACAATGCAAATTATAAAAATATTGTAGATGACTTTTTCATAAAACAGGCAGGCGTTGACTTAAACACTGTCGAATCAAAAATAATCACTGCAGATGAGGTAAACAAGATTGCAAGTACAATTACAGGCAAAACCTACTCATCAAATCAAATATACTCATCCGCATTGGTGGACTTGAATGACAATGATAACCTTGAGGTTAGTGTTGATAAATCAAAGATCACCACCATAACCGGTGATATGTATATATCTGCATTAAAATCAGCAGGAATAACCGCAGGACACGTTTATGTAACAAGTCCGGTAACAGCAACCGGAGAATCTGCATTAACAGGAATCATGAACTCCTATGAGGTAGTGACAGATGTGGAAATTCCGGATACAGTGAAAGAAGCTGCAAACAATGAAATTTACACCCAAGCGGAAATCGTTAAAAACTCAGATGTGGACGCTGATGAGTTATCCAAACTGGTTGATGACGTGAAAGAAGAAGTGGAAACAAATAACGTCACTGATCATCAAACCATCGTGAACATCATCAACAACTACACAATAAACTACAACATAAATATAACAAACAGCGATATCGAAAACCTTGCAGACAGTATTGAGCAAATACAAAACGTGCAAGGAGACATAAACAACTATCAAACCGAAGTGTCAGATGTCTTAAACAGCACTGATGCGAATGGTGCAACTGATTTCATTAGTGGATTATTTAACTAATAATCCCCTTTATTCTTTTTTTAAAACAATCTATGAGTTTTCATCATCACTTTGACTGGAACCAGCATTATTTCTGATTAGCTCCTCCATCTCATCGAACCTGTGATTGAAATGTTTGATTAGGATGGCCGCAGTCAATGTTGCGGTACCGACACCTGAAAGGATATAACCTCCCCAAACCAGAACTATTGCATTTAATTTTCCCGGCATGGAAGTGCCTAAAACAGCATACCCATTACTTGTAAATGCATTTGACACCATTACAAGGGAGTCTAAAGGATTTACACCTTCAACTATCTGAGTTATGATAAAACTAATGAATATTAGTGCAAATAATATTACTATGGTTACGCTCAAACCGTGGGATTCTGTGTATTGCCTGAACTTGTCATAATATACTTTAATGAAGTATATGAAAACAGCTACATGAATAACATCAATTAAATTAAATAACAGATGATCATAAAGCATAAAGTTTAAGGAATCAAAAGGAACAAGCAGCAGAAGTATGATTTTTCCCTTCCAAGAACTTTTATCCAGGGTTATAGCTAAGAATAATGATAAGGCAATGTCAAAAATTGCAAAATAGATTAAACCCTCTGAGGATATTAAAGAATATAATATATTGATAAATGCCAACGCCATCATTATAAGGTAAAATACCTGTCTTAAAGTATGTATTTCATCTTCCGGAAGCACTTCACCAAAGTTTGATAACGTTTCGGAACTGCTAATTACCTTTTTAAAAACAAATGTTCCAATAAGCACCAATACAAGAAAAATGACTATTTCATAAGCGAATCCAAAAATATTTAAAGATACCCAATCCATTTAATAACCTCACTATTAATTATGAAGTTACAAATATTAAAAATTATCCAATGAAAAAATTGTAGAAATAAGTAGAAATCAATTTTTCATGGCATGTTAAGAGTAACCCACATTCTGTTTACACAGCATTCATCTTAGCGAACTACCTTGCCTACACAAGCGATTATCGGCATCTTTGTTCTTGCATCCTATGGAATGGCCGTTTCACCGTTTCTTTTAATGTCCTCAATCAAATATCATCGTCTACCATTAAAAGCCGTGTCGTTTCTGCTCCAGAGTCATGCTTCTCAGCATACGTCTTTCAACGTCATAGTCTTGTATCGATGTGCGGAGTTTCCTTAGTTATAATAACCAGCAGCTGTCTTTAACTTGCCATGAAAAATAGATAATTTAATGAAAATGTAGCAGGGCCTAGATTTGAACTAGGGATCTCGGGGTTATGAGCCCCGCGGGTTCACCAGACTACCCCACCCTGCTATAAGAAAAACAGTAATAACTAATACTAATTATAGTAAAGATAGTATTTAAAGTTTTCTATAAAAGGGAAAAATCAAAGAAAATAAAGTTATTTATTTTCTAATGATTCTATTCTCTTATCTAAATCATTTAATTTTTCTTGAGTAGCTTCCTGGAATTCCTGAGATGATTTTTTGAATTCCATGTAGTCTTTTTCCAAACTGTCAACGTTGCTTGTAGTTTCAGAAAATTTAGACTGGAGATTTTCCAAATCTTCGGTAGTAGCTAAAGACCAATCCTTGATTAACTCATCACTTTTGGCATCCAAAAATGCGTCAATCTTGTTAGAGAATGAATCGGTGCTGATTCCAGACATGTCAATGTCACTTAACTTGACTTTGATTCTTTTAGTGACGGACTCGGAATCCTTATCTTTAGGTGCTGCCTCAGTCAACTCTGCAGGACTGCCACCTAGAACTTCCTCCATATGTGCATCTCCACTGGTCGGAACGTACTGGCGTAACTTATCCATTGTTTCAGGACTGTTTAATAAATAATAATAGACTAGAACTATAATAGCAACTATTAAAATAATTACAGCAATTGCTTCTGTAGCATCCATATTACCACCTATTTATCCATTTTTCTGAGTTTTGCTTCTTTCTTTTCAATTTCCATAAGCATTTTTTCTAACTTTTTCTGTTCAGTTTCAGCTTCAAGTCTTGCTAATCTTTCATTGATTTCAGAGTGAAGATAACCAACACGGCTTCTAGCTTCGGTTGTTGATTGCCTGATAGCTGAAAGACTGTCTTGTTGCTCTTGTGGTAATGGAATAGGATTATCCATCAATCTTTTAGATTCAATATCTTTTTCGACCATGGACATTTTCTTAAGCTCGATTTCCTTTTCGAGCAATATGATTTCATTTTTTGATTTTGCAACACTTCTCCATTGTGCAACAATGATAATCAATACAATAGCAACAATAACCAAAATTATTAATAAAAACATTTGATCAGGTATTGTAGGGATATCCATTTTTTAACCTCCAAGTAATATATTTATAGATAATTATAAAATATTATATAAACTTTATCAATTAAATATTTAATTATAATAACAGAAGGTAAAAATTTATGATAGAATCTTATATACAATCTGGAAAACTTGCTTCTAAAATCCGTGGCGAAGCTTCTAAAATGATTAAAGACGGAACTTTAGTCATTGACTTGGTCGAATATGTGGAAAGTGAAATCCTAAAAGCTGGTGCGGAGATTGCTTTTCCATGTAACGTATCATTAAACGAAGTGGCCGCACATTATACCTCCCCTGCAGGCGATGAAACAGTTATTCATGCCGGAGACATGGTGAAACTAGACTTGGGTGCTATGATTGATGGCTATATAGCCGATACTGCAGTTACAGTAATTGCCGATGGGGACATGAGTGAAAACTATACCCAGGATGAGATAAACCTGCATGAGGAGATTGTTGAGGCATCCGCCGCAGGCCTTGAAGCCGCCATCGCAACCGCCAGGGCAGGAGTGGAAGTCTCAAAGATAGGCGCTGCAGTCCATGAGGCAATATCAGAATATCACTTAAATCCTATTTTCAACTTGACCGGACACAGTCTGGAGCAAAATAACCTGCATGCAGGTATTTCAATCCCTAACTATGACAATCATGACGGATTTATACTGGATGAGGGTCAGGCCATCGCAATAGAGCCTTTCGCAACCAATGGTGAGGGAATTGTAAATGACGCTCCAGGACATTACATCTACTCATATATGGCAAACAAGCCATTTAGAATGAAGACAACCCAAAGGGTGTTGAAATACATACAGCACAACCATGCATATGTTCCGTTTTCAGGCAGATGGATAACCAGTGAATTCGGTGAAAGGAAAGGAAACATTGCGCTTAAGCAATTGGCAGATGCAATGGCGATCTATCCATATGCTCCATTGAGAGAGAAAAAGGATTGCTTTGTAAGCCAGAAGGAACATACAGTCATCGTGGAAAAAGAGGGCTGTACAGTTACAACCATTTAAAATTTAAAAAAAATGAAGAGAGTTTTTCTCTTCATTATGCATAATATTTGGCATATGTGGCGCTTATTTTGCATTTCTTGTATGAAACTACAACCTTATAGGATCCCACCTTTTTAGGTGTCTTGAGTTTGAAGGTTGCAATTCCTTTCTTGTTTGTTTTTGCCTTATATGTTTTTTTGTTGAATTTGACTTTGATTTTTTTGTTTTTCTTGTTTTTACCTAAGAATTTGACCTTGAACTTGATTTTTGGTTTAACTACCTTGTTTTTAAAAGTTGTTAACTGTTTTAAAACCGGCTTGACCAAAACGGTGTTCAGAACTGCATAATCCTTATATGAAGCGCCTATTTGATAATATCCTGGTTTGGCGGTTATTTTGAATTTGGCATAACCGTTCTTGTCAGTGCTTCTTGTGTATTTCTTGTTTTCAAGGTAGAATGTTACCTTTTGGCCCGCACCTACAGGCTTCCCGTCATCGCCATATACTCGTACGCTGTAAGTGTTTCCGCCGTCATAATACATCTTAAGATTTTTATTTCCGCTCAGAACATTGAAAACCTTGATGTTGTCATAGTTAACGCAAAGCGGATCGAGGGATATTGCAGCAATCTTGTGGTCCCCATTCTTGATTGCAATAGTCAGCAATGCAACGCCGTTGGCGTCGGTTTTTGCGGAATAGTCATCCTTATCATCCACTTCAAAATAGACTTCCTGATTTGCTAGGGGATTTCCATCGGCATCATAAAAGGTTGCCTGATACTGAATTCCGCCATTATAACGTTTTGTCACCTTGCCCATCTTAATAGTTTGAGGAGGCTCATTGGTTTCGACTTCCAGAATCTCTGATGATTGGCTATCTGAACTGCCCAATGCCTCATCAGTTCCATCTGATGAAAGGACTTCCTCATCGACGCTTATATCATCGGCATTGTCCTCGACGAATAAGTCATCGTTTGAATCGTCGATTGCAGAAACGGAAGTGATTGATAAGATAACTGAAATTATTACAATAAAAAGAAATATTTTACTTAACTTCATTATTTTCACATCCAATATGTATTATATATTGGACTTGAGAATATATAAGTTTAATTTAAAAAAAATAGAAAAAAAGAAAAAAAGAAAAAAGAGTAATTAGTATTCCACAGGAAGTGGTAATCCTAATTTAGCTCTGTTTTCACGTTCTTTACCGTTTTTGTCTTTCTTACCTTTAGCTAATTTTTCAAGTAAAGGAAGACCAGGTTTGACTTCGTCCATTGGTTTTGTTTCAATTAAACCAGCGTCAACAGCAGCTTTAAAGATGCTTTCACCGTCGTCAGTTCTGGTTAAAACAGTGGACCATCCGTCAGGAGAACCAACTGAACCGGTTGATACGTCAGCCCATTCAGCAACATAGTCCATACAGATGTTACATCCAGCTTGTTCGTATCCGTGGGTTTCTTTGATAGCTAAACCAGAGTCTTCACCATCTTTGGTTAACCAGAATTTACCTTTACCAATGTCCATTTTGGTTGCGTCTTGTAAGCTGTCAAATCCTAATTTGGAAACAGCAAAGGTGTCAAGAGAAGCCATAGGGAAGTTTTCCATACAGTAGATACCGATGATTAATTTGATTTTATCGGTAATGAATCTTGCTAATGGATAAGCTTGTGCTTTTCTTAAACCTTGTACTTGACATGGAGTTGCAACTACACCAACTTTTTCAAGTCCGTATTGACGGGTTGCTTCTTTTAAAGCAGATAAGGTTGGGGACATTGAGTATTTAGTACCTGCTGCTGCGATAACTTCATCAGATGAGGTTACAACAGTAGGGACAGGTCTCCAATCGTCATCAGGAGTTCCAGCAACAACTGCACCTTCGAGGATTCCTTCATCGAGTGCGTAACATAATAATGCTGAAACAATTCCTCCGTCTTGTGATACATCAGTAATTTTACTTTCAGTAGATCTTGCAGATAATGCTTCTTTATAAGTACCTAATGGCATGTTCAATCCTCCTATAATCCTGTTTCCTCTTTAATTCTTTTTATAGGTAACCATGCTCTTGGACACATTGCATAACAAGTTCCACATTTAATACATCTGTCTCTATCACAGCTAGGTCTACCTTCGCTAAAGCCCATAGCTCTTGTAGGACAAGCTAGAGCACATGTTCCACATCCAGTACATAATCCATTACGGATTACATTAGTTAATACGTCACAGCCACATCCAGTGTTGCAAGCAGCTTTATCCATAGCTGGTTGTAAGTATTCTAAGTCTCCGTTGCATAAAGCTACAACTGCTTTAGCAATCATTTCAGGAGCTACAGGACAACCAGGAAGTGCTAAATCTACTTTTACTAAGGAACTAACAGGTACAAAGGATTCGTGTTTAGGTTGTGCTTGTTGACCTCCACGTGCGAAGGTGGTGAAACAACCGGTCATAGCACAGGAACCGAATGCACAAATTAATCCGGATTTTTTCCTTGCTTCTTGGATTTCGTGTAAACTGTGTTCGTCTTGTAAACAAACAGATCCTTCAATTAAACATAAGTCCATTTCTGGCATTTCTTCAGCGTAAGTACCGTGAATCCATTTATCAACTAAAGTTTGTCCGTAGACAATGTCAACCAAATCGGTTAAGACTGTAGATAAAATGTCGTAATTTTCAGTTAAGGACATTGCATCACCAGTACAACCACTTAAGTGTATGTAACCGATACGTGGTTTTGCAGGAGCTGCTTCAGGAGCTGCTTCAGGTGCAGCTTCAACTGGTGCTTCAGCAGCAGCTTCAACTTTTTCTTCTACTTTTGGTGCGACTTCTTCTTTAGAACCGCCAAAAGCTCTTTTTAATTTATCAAACATTATTTTACCCCGATTTCATTTAAAATAAGATCAATAGTTTTAGGAATTGCCTTTACAACAGGTTCTGTTAAACCCAAATCAACATCCGGAGTTGGAATTTCAGCCGGTTTACAGCCAACCACAACAACCTCACATTTTTCGGCAATTTTTTGAAGTGGTTCCTCCACTGTCATTCCATGAGGGTTGTCGTATTTTCCTATTTTCATTATAGTAGGATCAAATGTCTCTACGGTTCCAGGCTCTGCATCGAATTCCACTACATCAATAACAATTAACTTTTTCCAGTCATAGTCTTCGTAAAGTGGGAAGAAGTTAACTGGAGCTGCGGTTCCACCGTCAATGAATTGAACACCTTCAGGCAATTGTATGCCTTCAAATTTTCCTTGAATATCGGCTAGAACCTCTTTATCGAATTCGTCCTCAACATATGCAGTAACTGCCGGATCGTAATAGTCGTTTTCATCCTTTGCGTATTTTTGTAGAATATTAATTACGACTGGACCGAATCCATCGTCTTTGAATAGTACATTTCCACAGCCTATAACAATTATCTCCGAATCATAAGGCATTTATTAATCCTCCAACTTAGATTCTCACCATTTCATTTTTGAGAATGGATTTATCTTCGTCGTCAACTACCATTACGTGAGTAGCACATGATAAACATGGGTCGTAAGCTCTGATTACATGTGGACCAAACTCATGAGAGAATCCTTCTGTAGCAGGACCCATTGTTGGAATGTTCCAAGTAGTTGGTACAATTGCAGAGTAGAATTGGGTTTTACCTTCTTTGACTTGTGCCATGTGTACGTCAGTTCCTCTAGGACCTTCGATGACACCAAATCCAAGTTCACCAGTTCCTCTTTTATCGTAAGATACATTTGCAGGTGCTGCAGGATCAATTGCATCTAATGCTTCTAAACAAGCATTGTAGTTTTTAATCATTTCATCTGCACGTGCAACGTGTTGTGCGATTACACCTTTGTCTTTGAAACCTGCGAATTTTTCCATTCTTGCTCTTGGACCGGTTTCAACGTTTTGACCTTCCCATAAAGGAATTACAGAACAACCTCTTTTACCGATTTCAGGGTCATCATACCAAGCTTCAGGTAAAACTTCAGAGAATTTGTCCATGTCAAATTCGTTGGTACCGTAAGTTGCATCGGTTGCCATTAATGGTTGGTTAACTACACCTAAATCTTTAGGTAAACCAGCTTCAAGTACACAGTTTTTAATGAATTCAACGTGTTCTTCAAGTTTTGGTTTTAATGCAGTCATTCTTTCGATTAATCTTTCTTTGGTGAATGGAGTAATGTTTCTTGCCATACCACCAACTCTGATATCAGATGGGTGAATACCTTCACCAGCAATCATGTCAACAACATATTGTACGGTTTTTCTGACTTCACTTACACTGTCTACTGCTGCTACGAATTTGTCTTCAGGGACAACATCCGGTGCAACTAAGAAGTGGTGAATTGCTGCACTGTTAATACCGTGTGCTGCTGCGACAGCTTTTCTTAACAATTTACCAGCTTTAGGAATTTCGATTCCTAATGCCATGTCCATAGCTTCTGCGGATGCTAAAGTGTGTGGAATTGGACAAACTCCACAGATCCTTTGACATAAAACAGGAGCGGTTTCAGGTGCTTTGTTAAGAACCATCTTTTCTAAACCCCTTACAGGAGTTATACTAAAATACATACCTTTTGTAACTATCCCTTCATCATCAACTTCCATGACGAGTTCGGCATGGCCTTCTTGACGAGTTGTAGGAGATATAACTACTCTATCTTTCAAATATGTCACCTCAATTTAAATTAGAAACTAACGTTAAGTATATATATTTTTTATTATTAATAAGTGATTGTGAAAAAAACAAATCGAAATATATATAAATCATTAAAAACTTATTTATATTATTATAATTAATAGGAGGCAAAAAATTGGATAAAGCAAATATCATTATTTCAATCATTATTGTATTATGTATTGCTGCTGCCGTCGCCGCATACGGTTTGACCAATACCAACAACCCAATATTCTCCGACTTATCCAGTATGGGTGCAAATAACCCTTCTGATAATGGACTTGGAAATAATACTGCTGTAACCAACGGATCCAACACTCCTGCAACAACTACCAGTTCAGGAGGTAGCGCAGGTTCCGGATCAGGCAGTTCAGGATCCAGTTCAAGTGGAAGCTCAAGTGGAACCTCAAGTTCTAGTGGAAGCTCAAGCTCAGGATCCAGTTCAAGCGGAAGCGGAAGCTCAAGTTCAGGTTCAACCCAATTATCCTACTCCACTGCAAAAGCTATCGCAAGTGACGCAATAGCAGAAGAAGGTTGCTATGCCGGTAGTGGATATTACTCAAATGGATACTGGATATTCACAATCTATGATGCTAACGGTAATGCAGTTGACAGTATCGGAGTAAATGATGCAACCGGTATGACAGAAAGAGTTTGAGGATTAATTTAATCCTTTCTTTTATTTTTTTAAAAAATAGATAAATATATATAATACAAAAAATAAAATTATTATTGTTGTATGTGAGGGCCCGTAGCCTAGCTGGATAGGGCGTCGGACTTCTAATCCGAAGACCCCGGGTTCAAATCCCGGCGGGTCCGTTCTCACAAATCCTTTTTTTAGAATATTTTCATACAATATGATTATATTATATTCGGGCTTGTAGCCTAGTCTGGAAGGGCGTAAGACTCCTAATCTTAAGATCGAGGGTTCAAATCCCTCCAAGTCCGCTTTTTTAAAAATTGTCTAAAGTAACCAATTTAGGCTTTTTCACTTCTTTTTTGAACAGTATCTTGCCATACTGGCCACCGC encodes the following:
- a CDS encoding DUF1002 domain-containing protein, translated to MRKTIIILAMVIIGMLIPIGFATSDTQVVITYGETTHHNANYKNIVDDFFIKQAGVDLNTVESKIITADEVNKIASTITGKTYSSNQIYSSALVDLNDNDNLEVSVDKSKITTITGDMYISALKSAGITAGHVYVTSPVTATGESALTGIMNSYEVVTDVEIPDTVKEAANNEIYTQAEIVKNSDVDADELSKLVDDVKEEVETNNVTDHQTIVNIINNYTINYNINITNSDIENLADSIEQIQNVQGDINNYQTEVSDVLNSTDANGATDFISGLFN
- the map gene encoding type II methionyl aminopeptidase; this translates as MIESYIQSGKLASKIRGEASKMIKDGTLVIDLVEYVESEILKAGAEIAFPCNVSLNEVAAHYTSPAGDETVIHAGDMVKLDLGAMIDGYIADTAVTVIADGDMSENYTQDEINLHEEIVEASAAGLEAAIATARAGVEVSKIGAAVHEAISEYHLNPIFNLTGHSLEQNNLHAGISIPNYDNHDGFILDEGQAIAIEPFATNGEGIVNDAPGHYIYSYMANKPFRMKTTQRVLKYIQHNHAYVPFSGRWITSEFGERKGNIALKQLADAMAIYPYAPLREKKDCFVSQKEHTVIVEKEGCTVTTI
- the frhB gene encoding coenzyme F420 hydrogenase subunit beta — its product is MPLGTYKEALSARSTESKITDVSQDGGIVSALLCYALDEGILEGAVVAGTPDDDWRPVPTVVTSSDEVIAAAGTKYSMSPTLSALKEATRQYGLEKVGVVATPCQVQGLRKAQAYPLARFITDKIKLIIGIYCMENFPMASLDTFAVSKLGFDSLQDATKMDIGKGKFWLTKDGEDSGLAIKETHGYEQAGCNICMDYVAEWADVSTGSVGSPDGWSTVLTRTDDGESIFKAAVDAGLIETKPMDEVKPGLPLLEKLAKGKKDKNGKERENRAKLGLPLPVEY
- the frhG gene encoding coenzyme F420 hydrogenase subunit gamma codes for the protein MFDKLKRAFGGSKEEVAPKVEEKVEAAAEAPVEAAPEAAPEAAPAKPRIGYIHLSGCTGDAMSLTENYDILSTVLTDLVDIVYGQTLVDKWIHGTYAEEMPEMDLCLIEGSVCLQDEHSLHEIQEARKKSGLICAFGSCAMTGCFTTFARGGQQAQPKHESFVPVSSLVKVDLALPGCPVAPEMIAKAVVALCNGDLEYLQPAMDKAACNTGCGCDVLTNVIRNGLCTGCGTCALACPTRAMGFSEGRPSCDRDRCIKCGTCYAMCPRAWLPIKRIKEETGL
- a CDS encoding hydrogenase maturation protease yields the protein MPYDSEIIVIGCGNVLFKDDGFGPVVINILQKYAKDENDYYDPAVTAYVEDEFDKEVLADIQGKFEGIQLPEGVQFIDGGTAAPVNFFPLYEDYDWKKLIVIDVVEFDAEPGTVETFDPTIMKIGKYDNPHGMTVEEPLQKIAEKCEVVVVGCKPAEIPTPDVDLGLTEPVVKAIPKTIDLILNEIGVK
- the frhA gene encoding coenzyme F420 hydrogenase subunit alpha — protein: MKDRVVISPTTRQEGHAELVMEVDDEGIVTKGMYFSITPVRGLEKMVLNKAPETAPVLCQRICGVCPIPHTLASAEAMDMALGIEIPKAGKLLRKAVAAAHGINSAAIHHFLVAPDVVPEDKFVAAVDSVSEVRKTVQYVVDMIAGEGIHPSDIRVGGMARNITPFTKERLIERMTALKPKLEEHVEFIKNCVLEAGLPKDLGVVNQPLMATDATYGTNEFDMDKFSEVLPEAWYDDPEIGKRGCSVIPLWEGQNVETGPRARMEKFAGFKDKGVIAQHVARADEMIKNYNACLEALDAIDPAAPANVSYDKRGTGELGFGVIEGPRGTDVHMAQVKEGKTQFYSAIVPTTWNIPTMGPATEGFSHEFGPHVIRAYDPCLSCATHVMVVDDEDKSILKNEMVRI
- a CDS encoding endoglucanase, with the translated sequence MDKANIIISIIIVLCIAAAVAAYGLTNTNNPIFSDLSSMGANNPSDNGLGNNTAVTNGSNTPATTTSSGGSAGSGSGSSGSSSSGSSSGTSSSSGSSSSGSSSSGSGSSSSGSTQLSYSTAKAIASDAIAEEGCYAGSGYYSNGYWIFTIYDANGNAVDSIGVNDATGMTERV